The following are encoded together in the Kribbella sp. CA-293567 genome:
- a CDS encoding nucleotidyltransferase domain-containing protein yields MQFSDPLSAAFPGLHGRVLGVLVKTERALTGRALAGLLHPPASYSGVQKVLDGLVRSGLVFVEPAGRAKLYTMNREHLAAAAISELASLRELFISRLQAEAETWEVPAAAVWLFGSTSRGQGGPDSDIDILVVRPDEVSDSDPRWLTQLETLAEHATRWTGNPCEIVEYSSTELQRLVRRRERLVTELRRDAVPVAGTPPHQTLTRKTA; encoded by the coding sequence ATGCAGTTCTCGGATCCGCTGTCAGCGGCGTTTCCCGGGCTTCACGGGCGGGTGCTCGGCGTGCTGGTGAAGACCGAGCGGGCGCTGACCGGTCGCGCTTTGGCAGGCCTGCTCCATCCGCCGGCGAGCTACAGCGGCGTACAGAAGGTTCTCGACGGCCTGGTGCGCAGCGGTTTGGTGTTCGTTGAGCCGGCCGGGCGCGCGAAGCTCTACACGATGAACCGGGAACACCTTGCCGCGGCTGCGATCAGCGAGCTGGCGAGCCTCCGTGAACTCTTCATCAGTCGGCTCCAGGCAGAGGCAGAGACCTGGGAGGTGCCCGCCGCGGCGGTCTGGCTCTTCGGCTCGACCTCTCGCGGCCAGGGTGGGCCCGACAGCGACATCGACATCTTGGTGGTGCGCCCGGACGAGGTCTCCGACTCCGATCCGCGCTGGCTGACGCAGCTCGAGACTCTCGCCGAGCATGCCACCCGCTGGACCGGCAATCCGTGCGAGATCGTCGAGTACAGCAGCACCGAACTTCAGCGGCTGGTACGCCGCCGCGAACGCCTCGTCACCGAACTCCGCCGCGACGCCGTCCCCGTCGCCGGCACCCCACCCCATCAGACCCTGACCCGGAAGACCGCTTGA
- a CDS encoding AMP-binding protein: MSLPSYASGVSEVSLLGETIGENLRRTVAEYGGREALVEVVSGRRWTYAEFGAAVDEFGRGLMARGIGKGDRVGIWAPNCAEWTITQYASAAIGAILVNINPAYRTHELAYALNQSGVKLLISATEFKTSDYRRMVDEVRADCRALEDVVYIGTPDWDAVVEAAGRISQEALDERASRLSFDDPINIQYTSGTTGFPKGATLSHHNILNNGFFVTETIGFGPDDRLCIPVPFYHCFGMVMANLGCTTHGACMVIPGPAFDPAATLQAVQDERCTGLYGVPTMFIAELGLPDFASYDLTSLRTGVMAGSPCPVEVMKRCVADMHMAEVAICYGMTETSPVSTQTRRDDDLDRRTSTVGRVMPHVEVKLVDPATGLVVPRGEPGELCTRGYSVMLGYWDDPEKTTEAIDAARWMHTGDLAVMRDDGYVNIVGRIKDMVIRGGENVYPREIEEFLYTHPGIADVQVIGVPDARYGEELCAWIKLKDGAPSLDAAAVKEFASGKLAHYKIPRYVLLVDDFPMTVTGKIRKVEMREKSLELLGLK; the protein is encoded by the coding sequence ATGAGTCTGCCTTCGTATGCGTCCGGGGTGTCCGAGGTTTCGTTGCTGGGGGAGACGATCGGGGAGAACCTCAGGCGGACGGTCGCGGAGTACGGCGGCCGGGAGGCGCTGGTCGAGGTGGTCAGCGGGCGGCGGTGGACCTATGCGGAGTTCGGGGCGGCGGTCGACGAGTTCGGGCGGGGGTTGATGGCGCGGGGGATCGGCAAGGGGGACCGGGTCGGGATCTGGGCGCCGAACTGTGCGGAGTGGACGATCACCCAGTACGCGTCGGCCGCGATCGGGGCGATCCTGGTCAACATCAACCCGGCGTACCGGACGCACGAGTTGGCCTACGCGCTGAACCAGTCCGGGGTGAAGCTGCTGATCTCGGCGACCGAGTTCAAGACCAGTGACTACCGCCGGATGGTCGACGAGGTGCGGGCGGACTGCCGGGCGCTGGAGGACGTCGTCTACATCGGTACGCCGGACTGGGACGCCGTCGTCGAGGCGGCCGGGCGGATCAGCCAGGAAGCGCTGGACGAACGCGCGAGCCGGTTGAGCTTCGACGACCCGATCAACATCCAGTACACCAGCGGCACCACCGGCTTCCCCAAGGGCGCGACGCTGAGCCACCACAACATCCTCAACAACGGCTTCTTCGTCACCGAGACGATCGGCTTCGGCCCGGACGACCGGCTCTGCATCCCGGTGCCGTTCTACCACTGCTTCGGGATGGTGATGGCCAACCTCGGCTGCACCACCCACGGTGCCTGCATGGTCATCCCCGGCCCGGCTTTCGATCCGGCCGCGACCCTGCAAGCGGTTCAGGACGAGCGCTGCACCGGCCTGTACGGCGTACCGACGATGTTCATCGCCGAACTGGGCCTGCCGGACTTCGCCTCCTACGACCTGACCTCGCTGCGAACCGGCGTGATGGCCGGCTCGCCCTGCCCGGTCGAGGTGATGAAGCGCTGCGTCGCCGACATGCACATGGCCGAGGTGGCGATCTGCTACGGCATGACCGAGACGTCCCCGGTCTCCACCCAGACCCGCCGCGACGACGACCTGGACCGCCGGACCTCGACCGTCGGCCGCGTCATGCCGCACGTCGAGGTCAAGCTCGTCGACCCCGCGACCGGCCTCGTCGTACCCCGCGGCGAACCGGGCGAACTCTGCACCCGCGGCTACTCCGTCATGCTCGGCTACTGGGACGACCCCGAGAAGACCACCGAAGCGATCGACGCGGCCCGCTGGATGCACACCGGCGACCTCGCGGTGATGCGCGACGACGGCTACGTGAACATCGTCGGCCGGATCAAGGACATGGTCATCCGCGGCGGCGAGAACGTCTACCCCCGCGAGATCGAGGAGTTCCTCTACACCCACCCCGGCATCGCCGACGTCCAGGTGATCGGCGTACCGGACGCCCGGTACGGCGAGGAGCTCTGCGCCTGGATCAAGCTCAAGGACGGCGCGCCATCCCTCGACGCCGCCGCGGTCAAAGAGTTTGCCTCCGGCAAGCTTGCGCACTACAAGATCCCGCGCTACGTGCTCCTGGTCGACGACTTCCCGATGACCGTCACCGGCAAGATCCGCAAGGTGGAAATGCGCGAGAAGTCGCTCGAGTTGCTTGGACTGAAGTAG
- a CDS encoding R2-like ligand-binding oxidase, with product MTANPPRTNPLHRQGFNSLREGGLNWDSLPLRLFDKGNSKFWNPRDIDFSQDAIDWQNFTDNEREAALMLCAQFIAGEEAVTEDIQPFLAAMAAEGRLGDEMYLTQFCFEEAKHTAVFRMWLDAVGVKHDLHGYIEHNPGYRAIFYEALPVALKSLADDPSPANQVKASVTYNHVVEGTLALTGYHAWNLLCTARGILPGMQELVRRIGDDERRHMAWGTFTCRRHIAADRSNWQVVTDTMEDLLPHALTQIQWALDNMTQVPPEIDPTALMTYAGDRATRRLGAIESAVGADVTGIDLDYSPEKLEDTFGDEDSAALAAVR from the coding sequence ATGACGGCCAATCCCCCTCGAACCAACCCTCTGCACCGGCAGGGTTTCAACTCGTTGCGGGAAGGCGGGTTGAACTGGGACTCGCTGCCGCTGCGGCTGTTCGACAAGGGCAACAGCAAGTTCTGGAACCCGCGGGACATCGACTTCAGCCAGGACGCGATCGACTGGCAGAACTTCACCGACAACGAACGGGAAGCCGCACTGATGCTGTGCGCGCAGTTCATCGCCGGCGAGGAGGCGGTGACCGAGGACATCCAGCCGTTCCTGGCCGCGATGGCCGCGGAGGGCCGGCTGGGCGACGAGATGTACCTGACCCAGTTCTGCTTCGAGGAGGCCAAGCACACCGCGGTCTTCCGGATGTGGCTGGACGCGGTCGGCGTCAAGCACGACCTGCACGGGTACATCGAGCACAACCCCGGCTACCGCGCGATCTTCTACGAGGCACTGCCGGTCGCGCTGAAGTCACTGGCCGACGACCCGTCCCCGGCCAACCAGGTGAAGGCCTCGGTCACCTACAACCACGTGGTGGAAGGCACGCTGGCCCTCACCGGCTACCACGCCTGGAACCTGCTCTGCACCGCTCGCGGCATCCTCCCCGGCATGCAGGAACTCGTCCGCCGCATCGGCGACGACGAACGCCGCCACATGGCCTGGGGCACCTTCACCTGCCGCCGCCACATCGCCGCCGACCGCTCCAATTGGCAGGTCGTCACCGACACCATGGAAGACCTGCTCCCGCACGCGCTCACCCAGATCCAGTGGGCCCTCGACAACATGACGCAGGTCCCGCCGGAGATCGACCCGACCGCCCTGATGACGTACGCCGGCGACCGCGCGACCCGCCGCCTCGGCGCCATCGAGTCCGCCGTCGGCGCCGACGTGACCGGCATCGACCTCGACTACTCCCCCGAGAAACTGGAAGACACCTTCGGCGACGAGGACTCAGCCGCTTTGGCTGCCGTTCGATAG
- a CDS encoding TetR/AcrR family transcriptional regulator yields the protein MDSFAERTKRRLRDELLDSAYDAVVAGGYDGLRMADVGRRTGVSRQTVYNEFGDKWGVLQAVAVRETERFLVDVNDALAAHPDPIDGLRAAVERALSLASDNPLVKAALSQPGSDQASQLLTTRGQQVLELCHQRLDAHVREHWPAVPADDSATCVDVALRLVLSHIVNPGAAPAVVADQVARVLGPFLTTRR from the coding sequence GTGGACTCCTTCGCCGAGCGGACCAAACGTCGGCTGCGTGACGAACTGCTCGACTCGGCGTACGACGCGGTCGTCGCCGGTGGGTACGACGGCCTGCGGATGGCCGACGTCGGGCGGCGTACCGGGGTGTCCCGGCAGACCGTCTACAACGAGTTCGGCGACAAGTGGGGCGTACTGCAGGCCGTCGCGGTTCGGGAGACCGAGCGGTTCCTGGTCGACGTGAACGACGCCTTGGCCGCACACCCCGATCCGATCGACGGCCTGCGAGCCGCGGTCGAGCGCGCCCTGAGTCTCGCCTCGGACAACCCGCTGGTGAAGGCTGCGCTGAGTCAGCCCGGCTCCGACCAGGCAAGTCAACTGCTGACCACGCGGGGGCAGCAGGTGCTCGAACTGTGCCACCAGCGGCTCGACGCGCACGTGCGCGAGCACTGGCCCGCAGTACCGGCCGATGACTCTGCCACTTGCGTGGACGTCGCGTTGCGGCTGGTGCTGAGTCACATCGTCAACCCCGGCGCGGCCCCGGCCGTGGTGGCCGATCAGGTCGCGCGGGTGCTCGGTCCCTTTTTGACCACCAGGAGGTAG
- the larE gene encoding ATP-dependent sacrificial sulfur transferase LarE, translated as MSTAEIQPSSLTTDVPELVVGFDLDMTLIDSRPGIKAVWDLLVAETGAAIDTELVVSRLGPPLSWEMAHWFPADQIDAMIARYREVYPNYAITGSLPLPGVEESLATVRALRGRTVVVSAKYKPSVELHLDHLGLDIDEPVGDLHGADKGIALREHQATIYVGDHTADIDGARAAGAVAVSVATGPFTADELRAYGADVVLNDLTEFPAWLDAYVLEQRLEALMERLAGYPSLVVAFSGGADSAFLLAAAARAIGPANVVAATAVSPSLPVAELEPAARFADSIGVRHVTPHTHEMDREGYQANAGDRCYFCKAELVETLQPIADEFGIAAIATGTNADDAIAGFRPGIKAAFERGAITPLRDARLTKAQIREASRSWGLETSDKPAAACLSSRIAYGIRITPNLLARVDRAEQAVRDHLTPYGVENVRVRDLGESASIEIDAALLGTVDNAALVELVRAEGFAAAAVDARGFRSGSMNERLANPDRYR; from the coding sequence GTGTCAACCGCCGAGATTCAGCCCAGCTCCTTGACCACCGACGTGCCTGAACTGGTGGTCGGGTTCGACCTGGACATGACGCTGATCGACTCCCGGCCGGGCATCAAGGCGGTCTGGGACCTGCTGGTGGCCGAGACCGGCGCGGCGATCGACACGGAGCTCGTGGTGAGCCGGCTCGGGCCGCCGCTGAGCTGGGAGATGGCCCACTGGTTCCCCGCTGACCAGATCGACGCGATGATCGCGCGGTACCGCGAGGTCTACCCGAACTACGCGATCACCGGCAGCCTGCCGCTGCCCGGGGTCGAGGAGTCGTTGGCCACGGTGCGGGCGCTGCGCGGTCGCACGGTAGTGGTGTCGGCGAAGTACAAGCCCAGTGTCGAGCTGCACCTCGATCACCTCGGTCTGGACATCGACGAGCCGGTCGGCGACCTGCACGGCGCCGACAAGGGCATTGCGCTGCGGGAGCATCAGGCGACCATCTATGTCGGCGACCACACCGCTGACATCGACGGAGCGCGTGCGGCGGGAGCAGTGGCGGTGTCGGTGGCCACTGGCCCGTTCACGGCCGACGAGCTGCGTGCGTACGGAGCGGACGTCGTACTGAACGACCTGACCGAGTTTCCGGCCTGGCTGGACGCCTATGTGCTCGAGCAGCGGCTGGAAGCGCTCATGGAGCGGCTCGCCGGTTACCCGAGCCTGGTGGTCGCCTTCAGCGGCGGTGCCGACTCTGCCTTCCTGCTGGCCGCCGCGGCCCGAGCAATCGGCCCGGCCAACGTCGTAGCGGCCACGGCTGTCAGCCCGAGCCTGCCGGTGGCTGAGCTGGAGCCGGCCGCTCGCTTCGCGGACAGCATCGGCGTACGCCATGTCACGCCGCACACGCACGAGATGGACCGCGAGGGCTACCAGGCCAACGCCGGTGACCGCTGCTACTTCTGCAAGGCGGAGCTGGTGGAGACGCTGCAGCCGATCGCGGACGAGTTCGGTATCGCGGCGATCGCCACCGGGACCAACGCCGACGACGCGATCGCCGGCTTCCGGCCGGGGATCAAGGCGGCCTTCGAGCGGGGTGCGATCACCCCGCTGCGCGACGCGCGCCTGACCAAGGCCCAGATCCGGGAGGCCTCCCGCAGCTGGGGGCTGGAGACCTCGGACAAGCCGGCCGCGGCCTGCCTGTCGAGCCGGATCGCGTACGGGATCCGGATCACGCCGAACCTGCTCGCCCGGGTGGACCGCGCCGAGCAGGCGGTCCGCGACCACCTCACGCCGTACGGCGTGGAGAACGTCCGGGTCCGCGATCTGGGCGAGTCGGCCAGCATCGAGATCGACGCCGCCCTGCTCGGCACGGTCGACAACGCGGCGCTGGTCGAACTGGTCCGCGCCGAGGGCTTCGCGGCCGCCGCGGTGGACGCCCGGGGCTTCCGCTCCGGCTCCATGAACGAGCGGCTGGCCAACCCCGACCGCTACCGCTGA
- a CDS encoding cold-shock protein: MPVGKVKWYDSEKGFGFLSKEEGGDVYVRAEALPAGVANLKPGQKVEFGVVEGRKGEQALQVRLIDPPPSVAKAMRPKPEDMALVIEDLIKLLDNIGEGYRRGRHPDNKAARGAATVLRGVADKLDV; the protein is encoded by the coding sequence GTGCCTGTTGGCAAGGTCAAGTGGTATGACTCCGAGAAGGGGTTCGGCTTCCTCAGCAAGGAGGAGGGCGGGGACGTCTATGTCCGTGCGGAGGCGCTGCCGGCCGGAGTGGCCAACCTCAAGCCGGGGCAGAAGGTCGAGTTCGGCGTCGTCGAGGGCCGCAAGGGTGAGCAGGCGCTGCAGGTCCGGCTGATCGACCCGCCGCCGTCCGTGGCGAAGGCGATGCGCCCGAAGCCGGAGGACATGGCACTGGTGATCGAGGACCTGATCAAGCTCCTCGACAACATCGGTGAGGGCTACCGCCGCGGCCGCCACCCCGATAACAAGGCCGCCCGCGGCGCCGCCACGGTCCTGCGCGGCGTCGCCGACAAACTCGACGTCTGA
- a CDS encoding MFS transporter gives MNGADPENRPRQGAGGGREPGTGPAPETSGGPGSGERGAGGQSSGGRQSGGGPSSTGRQSGGGQSSTGRQGAGGQNGGGPSGGGGPSSTGRQSASGQGGGGKPGGGGKQRRTGERLGSAGKKVGAAGKKVGQASKVGAAGFASVSKKTAGVTGRAGKATGRRIRGLTGAQGARESGLSRLIELGFVNAAGDTAFAVSLAGTVFFAVPSSQARDRVALFLLLTMAPFALMAPLIGPVLDRFRHGRRWAIGATLGLRGFLVWSLAASIHNSSAWLYPAALGCLVASKAYGVTRASAVPRLLPKNVDLVTANSRISLAGVAGATVGAGIAGAFAAIGPQWSLRWAALVYTVGLVLAIRLPSRVDSPAGEEMTGTAGREARRRAITAAVSRGIRCNLGLRFVSGFLTMYLAFLLRDKPISGIDGALAAGAVIAAAGIGNSLGTLTGSLLKARKPEAVVLVVLLADAIVAVAVAVFYGFPLLIVLGLVAGLCSSLGKLSLDAMIQRDVPETVRTSVFARSETVLQLSWVIGGGCGILLPLIPRLGFGFLAAVLAVAVFFVLRQKPSPHAPAPHTPAPPRTPSSDDPGPRSTAVVPSEHHETRTVHEASGHPATHEPGITRTILTSEPESVAERRATRARTAASPTVSEPTVEFRVDPPAAEPRGDTSAVRPRDESRPDVGPGVRPATPPPSGRWWSGQPDEDADDTVVEEATWATEKTQENQPPRPAASADRSSEASGRRNPFRRRRPPR, from the coding sequence ATGAACGGTGCCGACCCCGAGAACCGCCCGCGCCAAGGCGCCGGAGGCGGTCGCGAGCCCGGCACGGGTCCGGCCCCGGAGACCTCCGGTGGGCCGGGCTCAGGCGAGCGCGGCGCCGGTGGGCAGAGCAGCGGTGGCCGGCAGAGCGGTGGCGGGCCGAGCAGCACTGGTCGGCAGAGCGGCGGCGGGCAGAGCAGCACTGGTCGGCAGGGTGCTGGCGGGCAGAACGGTGGCGGGCCGAGCGGTGGTGGCGGGCCGAGCAGCACTGGTCGGCAGAGTGCTAGCGGGCAGGGTGGTGGCGGCAAGCCGGGCGGTGGCGGGAAGCAGCGGCGTACCGGGGAGCGGCTTGGCAGCGCCGGCAAGAAGGTCGGCGCCGCGGGGAAGAAGGTCGGGCAGGCCTCGAAGGTCGGGGCGGCCGGCTTCGCCAGTGTGTCGAAGAAGACCGCCGGGGTGACCGGCCGGGCCGGCAAGGCGACCGGGCGGCGGATCCGTGGGCTGACCGGCGCGCAGGGAGCTCGCGAGTCCGGGCTGTCGCGGCTGATCGAGCTCGGCTTCGTCAACGCCGCCGGGGACACCGCCTTCGCGGTCTCGCTGGCAGGGACGGTGTTCTTCGCCGTACCGAGTTCGCAGGCCCGGGACCGGGTTGCGCTGTTCCTGCTGCTGACGATGGCGCCGTTCGCGTTGATGGCACCGCTGATCGGTCCGGTGCTCGACCGGTTCCGGCACGGCCGGCGCTGGGCGATCGGCGCGACGCTCGGGTTGCGCGGGTTCCTGGTCTGGAGTCTCGCCGCCTCGATCCACAACAGCTCCGCCTGGTTGTATCCGGCCGCCCTCGGCTGTCTGGTCGCATCCAAGGCGTACGGCGTCACCCGGGCTTCCGCGGTACCGCGGCTGCTGCCGAAGAACGTCGACCTCGTCACCGCCAATTCGCGCATCTCGCTCGCCGGTGTGGCCGGCGCGACCGTCGGCGCCGGCATCGCGGGAGCGTTCGCCGCGATCGGGCCACAGTGGTCGCTGCGCTGGGCCGCGCTGGTCTACACGGTCGGCCTGGTGCTCGCGATCCGGCTGCCGTCACGGGTCGACTCGCCGGCGGGCGAGGAGATGACCGGTACGGCGGGGCGCGAGGCCCGGCGCCGGGCGATCACTGCCGCGGTGTCGCGAGGCATCCGCTGCAACCTCGGACTGCGGTTCGTGTCGGGCTTCCTGACCATGTACCTCGCGTTCCTGCTGCGCGACAAACCGATCAGCGGGATCGACGGCGCGCTGGCGGCCGGCGCGGTGATCGCGGCGGCCGGGATCGGGAACAGCCTCGGCACCCTCACCGGATCGTTGCTCAAGGCCCGTAAACCCGAGGCGGTGGTGCTGGTTGTGCTGCTCGCGGACGCGATCGTCGCGGTCGCGGTCGCGGTGTTCTACGGGTTCCCGCTGCTGATCGTGCTCGGACTGGTCGCGGGGTTGTGCAGTTCACTGGGCAAGCTGTCGCTGGACGCGATGATCCAGCGCGACGTACCGGAGACCGTGCGGACGTCGGTGTTCGCACGGTCGGAGACAGTGCTGCAGCTGTCCTGGGTGATCGGTGGCGGCTGCGGCATCCTGCTGCCGCTGATCCCGCGACTCGGCTTCGGCTTCCTCGCCGCGGTGCTCGCCGTCGCGGTGTTCTTCGTACTACGCCAGAAGCCGTCACCACATGCTCCGGCGCCACACACCCCGGCACCGCCACGCACGCCGAGCAGCGACGATCCCGGACCCCGCAGTACGGCGGTCGTGCCGTCGGAACACCACGAGACCCGCACGGTTCACGAGGCGAGCGGCCACCCTGCCACTCACGAACCAGGCATCACCCGCACCATCCTGACCAGCGAACCGGAATCGGTCGCCGAACGCCGCGCGACCCGAGCCCGCACCGCCGCGAGTCCCACGGTCAGCGAGCCGACAGTGGAGTTCCGCGTCGATCCGCCCGCGGCTGAACCGCGCGGCGACACCAGCGCCGTACGCCCGCGCGACGAAAGCCGCCCCGACGTCGGTCCCGGCGTACGGCCGGCTACGCCGCCACCGAGCGGCCGCTGGTGGAGCGGCCAGCCCGACGAGGACGCCGACGACACAGTGGTCGAAGAAGCCACCTGGGCCACCGAGAAGACCCAGGAGAACCAGCCTCCGCGCCCCGCTGCCTCAGCTGACCGGTCCTCGGAAGCATCCGGTCGGCGCAACCCGTTCCGCCGGCGGCGTCCACCGCGCTGA
- a CDS encoding DUF2530 domain-containing protein: protein MADQEQVPASKKRNDPTSQLARGEIVHAEVKPLDLSGIPTVIFGIVAWAVAFVLVLIFRGELEKSGEEWWLWVTVAGFGLGWIGLLYCRRRWAAIQAGHRPATED from the coding sequence GTGGCAGATCAGGAGCAGGTGCCGGCGTCGAAGAAGCGCAACGACCCGACCAGTCAGCTGGCTCGCGGGGAGATCGTGCACGCCGAGGTCAAGCCGTTGGACCTGTCCGGCATCCCCACGGTGATCTTCGGGATCGTCGCCTGGGCGGTCGCGTTCGTGCTGGTGCTGATCTTCCGCGGTGAGTTGGAGAAGAGCGGCGAAGAGTGGTGGTTGTGGGTCACCGTCGCGGGCTTCGGGCTCGGCTGGATCGGGCTGCTGTACTGCCGCCGCCGCTGGGCCGCCATCCAGGCCGGCCACCGGCCCGCGACCGAGGACTGA
- a CDS encoding NCS2 family permease → MSSRQGAIARPGSGPLDAFFRISERGSTLGREIRGGLVTFFTMAYIVVLNPLIIGSVKDSTGQFVGGGTDQAVAIAKVAVATALIAGVVTILMGLVANFPLALATGLGLNAFIAFSVASKMTWADAMGLVVIEGLIILVLVLTGFRRAVFEAVPQQLKIAISVGIGLFIAFIGVVDAGFVRRPASAGGPPVELGVGGNLRGWPVLVFVIGLVLIITLYARKVKGAILIGILFATVLAIVIEAIFDIGGRTETNPGGWGLSVPKLPDSWFSTPNLDLVGEFNLFGSFEKVGLVSALLLIFTLMLADFFDTMGTMTAIGAEAGLLDQDGNPPNSQRILVVDSVAAAAGGAASVSSNTSYIESASGVGEGARTGLASVVTGICFLISMVVAPLVTLIPYEAATPALILVGFLMMTQVKGIDFDDLELAIPAFLTIILMPFTYSISAGIGAGFVSYVLLKVVRGKARQVHPLMWVVAALFVVYFAIGPLQDWLT, encoded by the coding sequence ATGAGCTCGCGACAGGGCGCCATCGCCCGCCCCGGTTCCGGTCCGCTCGATGCGTTCTTCCGGATCAGCGAACGCGGATCGACCCTCGGCCGGGAGATCCGCGGTGGCCTGGTCACCTTCTTCACGATGGCCTACATCGTGGTGCTGAACCCGCTGATCATCGGGTCGGTGAAGGACAGCACCGGTCAGTTCGTCGGTGGTGGCACCGACCAGGCGGTCGCGATCGCGAAGGTCGCGGTGGCCACCGCGCTGATCGCGGGGGTGGTCACCATCCTGATGGGGCTGGTCGCCAACTTCCCGCTGGCACTGGCCACCGGCCTCGGCCTGAACGCCTTCATCGCGTTCAGCGTCGCGTCCAAGATGACCTGGGCCGACGCGATGGGCCTGGTGGTGATCGAGGGCCTGATCATCCTGGTGCTGGTGCTGACCGGGTTCCGCCGGGCGGTCTTCGAGGCGGTGCCACAGCAGCTCAAGATCGCGATCAGCGTCGGCATCGGCCTGTTCATCGCCTTCATCGGCGTGGTCGACGCCGGTTTCGTCCGCCGGCCCGCGTCGGCAGGCGGCCCGCCGGTCGAGCTCGGTGTCGGCGGCAACCTTCGCGGCTGGCCGGTCCTGGTCTTCGTGATCGGCCTGGTGCTGATCATCACGCTCTACGCGCGCAAGGTGAAGGGCGCGATCCTGATCGGCATCCTGTTCGCGACGGTGCTCGCGATCGTGATCGAGGCGATCTTCGACATCGGCGGCCGTACCGAGACCAACCCCGGCGGCTGGGGTCTGAGCGTGCCGAAGCTGCCCGACTCCTGGTTCTCCACGCCCAACCTCGACCTGGTCGGCGAGTTCAACCTGTTCGGGTCGTTCGAAAAGGTCGGCCTGGTCTCCGCGCTGCTGCTGATCTTCACCCTGATGCTGGCCGACTTCTTCGACACGATGGGCACGATGACGGCGATCGGCGCCGAGGCCGGCCTGCTCGACCAGGACGGCAACCCGCCGAACTCGCAGCGGATCCTGGTCGTCGACAGCGTCGCCGCGGCCGCGGGCGGCGCCGCCTCGGTCTCCAGCAACACGTCGTACATCGAATCGGCCTCCGGTGTCGGTGAGGGCGCGCGGACCGGACTGGCCAGCGTGGTGACCGGGATCTGCTTCCTGATCTCGATGGTGGTCGCGCCACTGGTCACGCTGATCCCGTACGAGGCGGCCACCCCGGCGCTGATCCTGGTCGGTTTCCTGATGATGACCCAGGTCAAGGGGATCGACTTCGACGATCTGGAGCTGGCGATCCCGGCCTTCCTGACCATCATCCTGATGCCGTTCACCTACTCGATCTCGGCCGGGATCGGCGCCGGGTTCGTCTCCTACGTGCTGCTCAAGGTGGTCCGCGGCAAGGCCCGTCAGGTGCACCCGCTGATGTGGGTGGTCGCCGCCCTGTTCGTCGTGTACTTCGCCATCGGCCCGCTGCAGGACTGGCTCACCTGA